A region of Huiozyma naganishii CBS 8797 chromosome 12, complete genome DNA encodes the following proteins:
- the FCF2 gene encoding Fcf2p (similar to Saccharomyces cerevisiae FCF2 (YLR051C); ancestral locus Anc_8.54): MSDGDQQLEDLFASLREVSKGADREEKSGESAEQDDNVLQLDHDKRDTERIFRDIEVGLKKLPKLDTGFDLLVTGCPEKVRPDGLLEDGTNVPTKRSVSDDWFTLPKPSDDKRRELQRDLLLIKHRAALDPKRHYKKDRWVVPDRFSVGTIVEDKTEFYSSRLTNKQRKPTILETMMADDASNKYFKRKYAEIQQQKMSGRRGHFKKTKDARRRF, from the coding sequence ATGAGTGACGGTGATCAACAGTTAGAGGATTTGTTTGCCTCCCTGAGGGAGGTTTCTAAGGGCGCAGACCGCGAGGAGAAGAGTGGAGAATCGGCAGAACAGGACGATAatgttttgcaattggatCACGACAAGAGGGACACGGAGCGTATTTTCCGGGACATAGAGGTCgggttgaagaaactgccGAAGCTGGATACTGGGTTTGACTTGCTCGTTACTGGCTGCCCGGAGAAGGTGCGTCCTGACGGTCTGCTCGAGGACGGGACGAACGTGCCGACGAAACGGTCAGTCAGTGACGACTGGTTTACGCTGCCGAAGCCTAGCGATGACAAGCGTCGTGAATTGCAGAGGGATCTGCTTTTGATCAAGCACCGTGCAGCGCTGGACCCGAAAAGACACTACAAGAAGGACAGGTGGGTTGTCCCGGACAGGTTTTCCGTTGGTACGATCGTGGAGGACAAGACGGAGTTTTACAGTAGCCGGTTGACGAACAAGCAGCGGAAACCGACGATCTTGGAGACGATGATGGCTGACGACGCGAGCAACAAGTACTTCAAGCGGAAGTACGCTGAGAtccagcagcagaagaTGAGTGGAAGGAGGGGGCACTTTAAAAAGACGAAGGACGCTAGGAGGAGGTTCTAA
- the LPD1 gene encoding dihydrolipoyl dehydrogenase (similar to Saccharomyces cerevisiae LPD1 (YFL018C) and YPL017C; ancestral locus Anc_8.56), with product MQWLKRGLLQARQYATRSAKHDLVVIGAGPAGYVAAIKAAQLGYNTACIDKRGPAGGTCLNVGCIPSKSLLNNSQLYHQMVGGDAATRGIVVTKGAVKLDFGKFMAAKEKVVKQLTGGVEMLFKKNGVTYYKGEGSFESPTQIRVKPVEGVKGAVEEELLLDTEKVLIATGSEVTPFPGITIDEQRIVSSTGVLSLQEVPKRLTIIGAGIIGLEMGSVYNRLGSEVTVLEYQPSIGASMDDEVASTTQKLLKKQGIKFKLATKVLSAARDGEVVNIEVEDTASGKKESLQADVLLVAVGRRPYVQGLNAEKIGLEVDTKGRLVIDDQFNTKHENVKVVGDVTFGPMLAHKAEEEGIAAVELFKTGQGHVNYNNIPSVMYSHPEVAWVGKTEKQLKEDGISYKVGKFPFVANSRAKCNQDTEGFVKILIDADTERILGAHIIGPNAGEMIAEAGLALEYGASAEDVSRVCHAHPTLSEAFKEANMAAYSKPINF from the coding sequence ATGCAGTGGTTGAAACGTGGGTTATTACAGGCGAGGCAGTACGCGACGCGGTCCGCGAAGCACGACCTGGTCGTGATAGGGGCGGGGCCTGCAGGGTACGTTGCTGCGATCAAGGCTGCGCAGCTCGGGTACAACACGGCGTGTATTGACAAGAGGGGTCCAGCGGGGGGCACGTGTCTCAATGTCGGGTGTATCCCCTCGAAGTCGCTGCTGAACAACTCGCAGTTGTACCACCAGATGGTCGGTGGGGACGCTGCGACGCGTGGGATTGTTGTCACGAAGGGGGCTGTTAAGCTTGACTTCGGGAAGTTCATGGCCGCGAAGGAGAAAGTGGTCAAGCAATTGACCGGCGGGGTCGAgatgctgttcaagaagaacggGGTCACTTACTACAAGGGTGAGGGGTCGTTTGAGTCGCCCACGCAGATCCGTGTCAAACCCGTCGAGGGGGTCAAGGGAGCCGTCGAGGAGGAGCTGCTTCTCGACACGGAGAAAGTGCTCATTGCTACTGGGTCAGAGGTGACACCTTTCCCCGGGATCACCATCGATGAACAACGGATTGTCTCCTCGACAGGGGTGCTCTCGTTGCAAGAGGTCCCCAAGAGACTCACAATTATCGGTGCGGGGATTATCGGACTCGAGATGGGGTCCGTGTACAACAGACTCGGGTCCGAGGTCACCGTTTTGGAGTACCAGCCAAGTATCGGTGCGTCCATGGACGACGAGGTCGCCTCCACCACgcagaaactgctcaagAAACAGGGGATCAAGTTCAAGCTGGCCACGAAGGTCCTGTCTGCCGCTAGGGACGGAGAAGTCGTCAACATCGAAGTCGAGGATACAGCCTCGGGGAAAAAGGAATCCCTGCAGGCGgatgttcttctcgttgcTGTGGGTAGGAGACCATACGTGCAGGGGCTTAACGCGGAGAAGATCGGCCTCGAGGTCGACACAAAGGGCCGcctcgtcatcgacgaCCAGTTCAACACGAAACACGAGAACGTCAAAGTCGTCGGAGACGTCACTTTCGGACCCATGCTCGCACACAAGGCCGAAGAAGAGGGGATCGCCGCCgtggaactgttcaagacTGGGCAGGGACACGtcaactacaacaacatccCCTCTGTGATGTACTCGCACCCAGAGGTCGCGTGGGTGGGCAAGACGGAGAAACAACTCAAGGAGGACGGTATCAGCTACAAAGTAGGGAAGTTCCCCTTCGTCGCCAACTCCAGAGCTAAATGTAACCAGGACACGGAGGGGTTCGTCAAGATCCTTATCGATGCGGACACGGAGAGAATCCTGGGCGCCCATATCATTGGGCCCAACGCCGGTGAAATGATCGCGGAGGCCGGGCTCGCACTAGAGTACGGTGCGTCCGCAGAGGACGTCTCAAGAGTCTGCCACGCACACCCAACTTTGTCCGAAGCgttcaaagaggcaaaCATGGCCGCGTACTCGAAACCAATCAACTTCTAA
- the ERG3 gene encoding C-5 sterol desaturase (similar to Saccharomyces cerevisiae ERG3 (YLR056W); ancestral locus Anc_8.41) — protein sequence MDLVLETVDTFVFDKVYSKLFPYELIHNVGSEWINKLDLQSYAADNCTMLSETVKMVNSQPHVNMDVYGHTPFLFDVTDYTFKSLLPRYNLIREAFSLWIIVTFFGWLLYLSFATMSYIFVFDRTIFNHPRYLQNQLRMEMKLALSAIPWMSLLTVPWFVLELNGHSKLYWSDPKKDWTNIVKEIASFIFFTDCGVYLAHRWLHWPNVYRILHKPHHKWLVCTPFASHAFNPVDGYFQSLPYHLYPMIFPLQKASYLCLFTFVNFWTIMIHDGNHMYNNKIVNGTACHTVHHLYFSYNFGQFTTLWDRLGGSYRRPEDALFDKSPIKDEAALKEQLEQVELEMKLLEGDNDERVYIEKKKA from the coding sequence ATGGATCTGGTATTGGAGACCGTGGACACCTTTGTGTTCGACAAAGTCTACAGTAAGCTGTTCCCATACGAACTGATCCACAATGTCGGGTCAGAATGGATTAACAAGCTGGATTTGCAATCGTACGCTGCTGACAACTGTACCATGCTTTCCGAGACCGTCAAGATGGTCAACTCGCAACCACACGTCAATATGGACGTCTACGGGCACACTCCGTTCCTGTTCGACGTCACCGACTACACTTTCAAGTCGTTGCTGCCAAGGTACAACCTGATTAGAGAGGCCTTCTCCCTGTGGATCATCGTCACATTCTTCGGTTGGTTGCTGTACCTGTCCTTCGCTACGATGTCGTACATCTTCGTGTTCGACAGAACCATTTTCAACCACCCAAGATACTTGCAGAACCAGTTGCGGATGGAAATGAAGCTGGCCTTGAGTGCCATCCCCTGGATGTCTCTGCTAACGGTCCCATGGTTTGTGCTGGAATTGAACGGTCACTCGAAACTGTACTGGTCTGACCCAAAAAAGGACTGGACCAACATCGTCAAAGAGATCGCCTCgttcattttcttcacaGACTGCGGTGTCTACTTGGCTCACAGATGGCTGCATTGGCCAAACGTCTACAGAATCCTGCATAAGCCTCACCACAAATGGCTGGTCTGCACTCCATTCGCATCCCACGCTTTCAACCCTGTCGACGGCTACTTCCAATCCCTACCTTACCACCTGTACCCAATGATCTTCCCCTTGCAGAAGGCGTCGTACCTGTGCCTGTTCACTTTCGTCAACTTCTGGACCATCATGATCCACGACGGGAACCACAtgtacaacaacaagatcGTCAACGGTACAGCGTGCCACACTGTCCACCACTTGTACTTCTCGTACAACTTCGGTCAATTCACCACCCTGTGGGATAGACTAGGTGGCTCATACAGAAGACCAGAGGATGCCCTGTTCGACAAGAGCCCCATCAAGGACGAGGCCGCCTTGAAGGAACAGTTGGAACAAGTCGAGTTGGAGATGAAGCTGTTGGAAGGTGACAACGACGAGAGAGTATATatcgagaagaagaaggcgtGA
- the SPT8 gene encoding SAGA complex subunit SPT8 (similar to Saccharomyces cerevisiae SPT8 (YLR055C); ancestral locus Anc_8.43): MTHLDSMEDILEQNEVGPVEDGEEEDEDGEEEEEEDDDQDDEDDDDDDQDEDDNMDVEIEDEEQEDEPESKKPSHEPEDSDRSEAAEASANDPAVKQGPLTSNLHHYYLSMLQASKVASTYSIYPSAAIPIQTNVNALTVSKGLKYLFLGGADGFIRKFDLLATLQGKLSLTILQKHSLAESISNAGVLMSYWENEIPVSRSSLPASGNMYQPQVSPVYSLEVHEECLFLLSGLQNGGITMQGVRYGEGQIAHYFKAHSNVVNILRLNGTQDKFLSASWDKQLLEWDLNRTQEPINKYKGTNSELSALEYRPLFSTVTLESMKSTSQPDSDEEMDSLFGDEDEDEETKQDGKDNEFTNTATEARPADEISQTSLNTVYDETVFMTAGLNGSVNIWDKRTTSQPVLSLPRGAKVPPWCLSACWGASGDSIFAGRRNACVEEYDLKMPLQVKSTLKLPSISGPVSCVKALPNEKHLLIASRDNIRLYDTTTPANGNPFLIVPGHHGGVISNIYIDPTSRFMISTSGDRGWQGTSTDTTLLYDIDLQ; this comes from the coding sequence ATGACTCATTTGGATTCTATGGAAGATATTCTGGAGCAGAATGAAGTCGGCCCAGTAGAAGACGgcgaggaggaggacgaagatggcgaggaagaggaagaagaagatgatgatcaagatgacgaggatgacgatgatgacgatcaggatgaagatgataATATGGATGTGGAGATAGAGGATGAAGAACAGGAGGATGAGCCAGAGTCCAAGAAACCCAGCCATGAGCCAGAAGACAGTGACAGATCCGAGGCAGCGGAGGCAAGTGCCAATGACCCTGCTGTCAAGCAGGGTCCCTTGACTTCAAACCTGCACCATTACTATCTGTCTATGCTGCAGGCCAGCAAAGTGGCTTCGACGTACTCGATCTACCCGTCAGCAGCGATCCCGATACAAACGAACGTCAATGCTCTAACAGTGTCGAAGGGGCTAAAGTACCTGTTCTTGGGTGGGGCCGATGGATTCATTAGGAAATTCGATCTCTTGGCCACGCTACAGGGGAAGTTATCCCTCACtatacttcaaaaacactCTCTTGCAGAATCGATATCAAACGCAGGTGTCTTGATGTCCTATTGGGAGAACGAAATACCCGTCTCGAGGAGTAGTCTACCGGCATCGGGTAACATGTACCAGCCACAGGTAAGCCCAGTTTACTCGCTAGAGGTCCACGAGGAGTGTCTCTTCCTGTTGAGTGGGCTGCAAAATGGCGGGATCACTATGCAAGGGGTCAGGTATGGGGAGGGTCAGATAGCACACTACTTCAAGGCGCACAGTAACGTAGTCAACATTTTGAGACTTAACGGTACACAGGATAAATTTCTGTCCGCATCGTGGGATAAACAACTGCTGGAGTGGGATCTAAACAGAACTCAGGAACCGATAAACAAGTATAAAGGCACGAACTCGGAACTCTCCGCGCTGGAGTATAGACCGTTGTTTTCGACCGTGACATTGGAATCAATGAAATCAACCTCACAGCCAGACAGCGACGAAGAGATGGATTCTTTGTTCggtgacgaggacgaggatgaggaaACTAAACAAGACGGCAAAGACAACGAGTTTACAAACACAGCGACAGAGGCACGCCCAGCTGACGAAATTTCTCAGACAAGCCTTAACACCGTGTACGATGAAACTGTGTTCATGACCGCCGGACTCAATGGGAGCGTCAACATATGGGACAAGAGAACCACCTCGCAGCCTGTGTTGTCGCTCCCCAGGGGGGCCAAAGTTCCACCTTGGTGTCTCTCTGCTTGTTGGGGCGCTTCTGGTGACTCCATCTTCGCAGGGAGAAGAAACGCATGCGTGGAAGAGTACGACTTGAAGATGCCACTCCAAGTCAAGAGCACGCTCAAACTACCAAGCATATCGGGGCCCGTCTCCTGTGTTAAAGCGCTGCCCAACGAGAAACACCTCCTAATTGCATCTAGAGACAATATAAGACTGTACGATACCACTACTCCGGCAAATGGTAACCCGTTCCTAATCGTACCGGGACATCATGGTGGTGTCATTTCAAACATCTACATCGACCCAACATCCCGGTTCATGATCAGCACCAGTGGAGACAGAGGTTGGCAAGGTACTTCAACGGACACAACACTCCTATATGATATAGATTTACAGTGA
- the OSW2 gene encoding Osw2p (similar to Saccharomyces cerevisiae OSW2 (YLR054C); ancestral locus Anc_8.50), whose amino-acid sequence MEQKKPLTCLIIGETPSTQFLGWRLSLSNTFVLLTSQYVSVDGLVAWKSTKLGANFYTPNIFTKDLNELGEKLLVTSPEGVTKCKYDIDIIVVSAISIERFEDYCTDLVSFSNKNTIVLVSSDFGCELEPFALKVFGDSCKCVLSILCEVECRQLSLGSYALVNDDHCCIYLGVSYSSKTYSHNQKMIVNANYVNTSLFDNNTSMAKFVNFLQMTKWISIQEMSQESSMALKIWECLIPKIALNILTVIYEQFDYDILLETKNTETIFQDLVKELFTICKAQCHQVVPVFCRTDDVTGDQIDFDKIVTYNKKKKRELINTTANEHPEYLSLPFEPYCFFHKFEYPAHILLYQPIVLANRYKVECSNVNFLFGFYSRLLSLSGLSINGGHHKRPTSLTIESNFHSLETEVKMSDVREEHHDNFDTSTGEVVGGNGVDLNLPSDLKKLYLTAENMGQTSQGEGSKLNKGEEKQDRPLCDFKQDPELPKDSKVSLLNSLLEFNCNDFNDTSIVKIHRARSQGRFAHNLDSSLVPYFNKQTPSKRSNDAVQAFEAQLRRHYHEQLATEYRSLYTQLMHPDSPTQLELNDLKRQHLSIESQLWRMNRRFNEFQGTVARPLRNRAYEDLLRHVEILNRANAGDVLMFTTSRYGEADTYQRLKQDEEKILELFKKR is encoded by the coding sequence ATGGAGCAAAAGAAGCCCCTAACCTGTTTGATCATTGGGGAAACCCCATCAACGCAGTTTCTTGGTTGGAGGTTGAGTTTATCCAATACTTTTGTTCTGTTAACATCCCAGTACGTTTCCGTTGATGGGCTGGTCGCTTGGAAATCTACAAAATTAGGCGCTAATTTCTACACTCCGAATATTTTCACCAAGGATCTGAATGAGCTTGGTGAGAAGTTATTAGTCACCTCCCCAGAAGGTGTTACGAAATGTAAGTACGATATCGATATTATTGTCGTGAGCGCAATTTCCATTGAGAGGTTCGAAGATTATTGCACCGATTTAGTGTCCTTTTCCAACAAGAACACCATTGTGCTTGTAAGTTCGGATTTTGGGTGTGAGCTGGAGCCGTTCGCTTTGAAAGTCTTTGGAGACAGTTGTAAATGCGTATTGTCTATTCTGTGTGAGGTGGAATGCAGACAACTGTCGCTCGGTTCATACGCTCTTGTCAACGACGACCATTGCTGCATTTATTTGGGTGTAAGTTACAGCTCGAAAACGTACAGTCATAACCAAAAGATGATTGTAAATGCAAACTATGTCAATACCAGTCTATTTGATAACAATACTAGTATGGCCAAATTCGTCAATTTTCTGCAGATGACCAAATGGATCAGCATTCAAGAAATGTCGCAGGAAAGCTCCATGGCGTTAAAGATTTGGGAATGTTTGATACCCAAAATTGCATTGAACATTTTGACGGTCATATACGAGCAATTTGATTACGATATATTGCTCGAGACGAAAAATACGGAGACGATATTTCAAGATTTGGTCAAAGAGTTATTCACAATCTGCAAGGCGCAATGCCATCAGGTTGTTCCAGTTTTCTGTCGCACTGATGACGTTACAGGAGATCaaattgattttgataaaattgTAACGTAtaacaaaaagaagaagagggagtTGATCAATACTACCGCAAACGAGCACCCTGAGTATTTGTCACTACCGTTCGAGCCTTACTGTTTTTTCCACAAGTTTGAGTATCCCGCCCATATACTGTTGTACCAACCCATTGTATTAGCAAACCGTTACAAAGTTGAATGCTCCAATGTGAATTTTCTATTTGGGTTTTACTCAAGGCTCCTCTCGCTGAGTGGGCTGTCAATCAATGGCGGGCATCACAAACGGCCCACATCGCTCACAATTGAGAGCAACTTTCATAGTTTGGAGACAGAGGTCAAAATGTCCGACGTTCGCGAGGAGCATCATGACAACTTTGATACAAGTACAGGGGAGGTCGTTGGTGGCAATGGTGTTGACTTGAATCTGCCCTCTGATCTGAAAAAGCTGTACTTAACTGCTGAAAACATGGGCCAGACGAGTCAAGGTGAAGGGAGCAAGCTGAATAAAGGAGAGGAGAAACAGGATCGACCACTCTGTGACTTTAAACAGGATCCAGAATTGCCCAAGGACAGCAAAGTCTCGTTACTGAATTCGTTACTTGAGTTCAATTGTAACGATTTCAACGATACAAGTATTGTAAAGATTCATCGAGCTCGCTCTCAGGGGAGGTTCGCACACAATTTAGACAGCAGTCTGGTCCCTTATTTTAATAAGCAAACTCCCTCGAAACGGTCGAACGATGCAGTACAAGCGTTTGAAGCGCAATTGAGGAGACATTACCACGAGCAGCTCGCCACTGAGTACAGGTCGCTGTACACGCAGCTCATGCACCCTGATTCTCCAACGCAACTGGAACTAAACGATCTGAAGAGGCAGCATTTGTCGATCGAGTCACAGCTGTGGAGAATGAACAGGCGGTTCAACGAGTTCCAAGGCACCGTTGCCAGGCCACTGCGGAACAGAGCTTACGAGGACCTGTTGCGGCACGTCGAGATCCTTAACCGTGCCAATGCAGGCGATGTGCTCATGTTTACAACTAGTCGGTACGGGGAGGCAGACACGTATCAGCGGTTGAAACAGGATGAGGAAAAGATTCTtgagttgttcaagaaacgGTAG